ATTGTGATCGAATGAAAAAGTATTTTATTGATATGAAGGAACTATATGTTTGATCAAATATTGGATAAATATCCTTGGAGTGTAGTAAGTGATAAGATTTATAATTCCTCAATAGACGAAATAGACTCTCAATTAAATAAGGAATTTAAAACTCCTGATGATTTTTATTCCATATTATCTCCATCAGCAGATTCCTATTTAGAAGAACTTGCTAAAGTTTCCAGTAATATTACAAGGATGAGATTCGGAAATACTATTCAACTCTATGCACCGCTCTATATTTCTAATGAATGTACTAATTCCTGCATCTATTGTGGATTTAATATGAGGCATAAAATCAAGAGGATTACATTATCCTATGATATGATTGAAGAAGAGAGTGAGATTCTTTTCAGGAAAGGATTTAGGCATATTCTTCTTGTTAGTGGTGAGCATAGAGGGGTTGTCCCTGTGAGTATGTTATCAGAAATAGGGAAGAGACTTCATAGTAAATTTGCTTCTATTTCAATAGAGGTATACCCGATGAAGGAGGATGAATACAAGTTGATGATAGGGTCTGGTGTTGATGGGTTGGCGATATATCAAGAGACCTATGATCGGGAGGCATATGGAAGGGTACACCTATCCGGGCAGAAGAAGGACTTTAACTGGAGATTGAATGCGCCTGAGAGGGGTGGATCTGCAGGATTCAGGAGAATAGGAATAGGTGTATTGCTTGGAATCTCCGATTGGCGGGTTGAGGGATTTTTCCTCGCTCTTCATGCCTATTATCTGATGAAAAAGTGCTGGAGGAGTCTCATTCAGATATCCTTCCCGAGATTGCGCGACGCGCATGTTGGTTATAAAGCGCCTAAACCTGTAAGTGATAGGGATTTGGTGCATCTAATATGCGCAATGAGAATTCTTAACCCTGATGTTGGGCTTGTATTATCCACAAGAGAACTTCCCTTATTGAGGGATAACATCTTACCCTTGGGGATTACAATGATGAGTGCCGGATCGAAGACTGAGCCTGGGGGTTATTCTCATGCTGGAATAGCTGATGAGCAATTCGAGATAATGGACACACGATCCCCGGATACAGTAGCGACCATGATTAAGCAAATGGGATTTGATCCGGTATGGAAGGATTGGGACAGAGACTTTCTTGCTTAATTATATAATGCTTCCACTTCTTTATCGAA
The sequence above is drawn from the Spirochaetota bacterium genome and encodes:
- the thiH gene encoding 2-iminoacetate synthase ThiH; this encodes MFDQILDKYPWSVVSDKIYNSSIDEIDSQLNKEFKTPDDFYSILSPSADSYLEELAKVSSNITRMRFGNTIQLYAPLYISNECTNSCIYCGFNMRHKIKRITLSYDMIEEESEILFRKGFRHILLVSGEHRGVVPVSMLSEIGKRLHSKFASISIEVYPMKEDEYKLMIGSGVDGLAIYQETYDREAYGRVHLSGQKKDFNWRLNAPERGGSAGFRRIGIGVLLGISDWRVEGFFLALHAYYLMKKCWRSLIQISFPRLRDAHVGYKAPKPVSDRDLVHLICAMRILNPDVGLVLSTRELPLLRDNILPLGITMMSAGSKTEPGGYSHAGIADEQFEIMDTRSPDTVATMIKQMGFDPVWKDWDRDFLA